A stretch of Dyella sp. BiH032 DNA encodes these proteins:
- a CDS encoding TonB-dependent receptor → MSHRKTLLAASIIAGLCLSGAVYAQDAQTGAAGTAQSRADKNKAKDLSTVVVTGIRDTEAESIEFKKYADSHVDVVTAEDVGKLPAKNVADTLQRLPGVNISSSSASEGGFDEADRVSLRGTNPSMTQTLVNGHTVGTGDWFVLSQVQTVGRSVSYSLLPSEIVSQVVVHKSSEAKIVEGGSAGSVDIITRKPLEFSKPVTAEASIGGVYSDLPGDTKPQFSGLFNWKNADNTFGVMLQGFYEKRSLQRNGQEVVGGYGKIAATDPAAVADPKLAGLSYPNLLGATLFTQERERKGGVIDLEFKPSDTVTLNLSGFYSKLEADNYNRNYMLWSSHFAPYLVPSSYSVKNGVITNAVYPKVTDPSVMCGAAPCTNTSWGVYDQISRPGAASQSRYLTLDGEWRASQSLTFKGQVGTTKGKGSSPTQDVLELGTGGGGGASWAMNGLDHPASWSLGGDNSTPSGIRPQDGWIFGDQAIEVTDKENWIGGDGEWALDRGALSSLEFGVRYSDHTRQNKTDIGQGPNFATDWQNPANYPAGHSNYPGDFTDDLGGSVPGNIWYYTPGQLAAINAQFANRDPVARFNWQNIYKVKEKVTAAYLQANFSGDRWSGNLGGRWVRTEENINYNTSNPEQYTVAGPVTGSAFGNYYRSKYDHTYSKFLPSANFKYSFTDDLIGRLAASQTMTRPDYSALAGSVSLDDLTHTGSGGNPQLKPIISTNFDAALEWYFAPRGLLSAGAYYMDLKDYVNFGPVSRTYKDQNASNNSGQDVFNTYLVSVPVNVDGHISGIELAYVQPIGENFGVAANYTYADGSTSTGKPLQGTSENTYNVSGYFENERFNARLSYTYRSSFFAGVSRTDTYYQSGLGNLALSLGYKINDWATLSFDAMNLNNPKIKYYTNVEGIGNQPYAFYVNGRQYYLNLRLKY, encoded by the coding sequence ATGTCACACCGCAAGACGCTACTCGCCGCCAGCATCATCGCCGGACTCTGTCTTTCCGGCGCCGTCTACGCGCAGGACGCACAGACCGGCGCCGCCGGCACGGCGCAGAGCCGGGCCGACAAGAACAAGGCCAAGGACCTGAGCACCGTCGTCGTCACCGGCATCCGCGATACCGAAGCGGAGTCGATCGAATTCAAGAAGTACGCCGACTCGCACGTCGACGTGGTCACCGCCGAGGACGTCGGCAAGCTGCCGGCCAAGAACGTGGCCGACACGCTGCAGCGCCTGCCCGGCGTGAACATCAGCTCGTCCAGCGCCAGCGAAGGCGGCTTCGACGAAGCGGACCGTGTGAGCCTGCGCGGCACCAACCCCAGCATGACCCAGACGCTGGTCAACGGGCACACCGTGGGCACCGGCGACTGGTTCGTGCTGAGCCAGGTGCAGACCGTGGGCCGCAGCGTCAGCTACAGCCTGTTGCCCTCCGAGATCGTCAGCCAAGTGGTGGTGCACAAGAGCTCCGAGGCGAAGATCGTCGAGGGCGGCAGCGCCGGTTCGGTGGACATCATCACCCGCAAGCCGCTGGAGTTCTCCAAGCCGGTGACCGCGGAAGCGTCGATCGGCGGCGTGTACTCCGATTTGCCGGGCGACACCAAGCCGCAGTTCAGCGGCTTGTTCAACTGGAAGAACGCCGACAACACCTTTGGCGTCATGCTGCAGGGCTTCTACGAGAAGCGCAGCCTGCAGCGCAACGGCCAGGAAGTGGTGGGTGGATACGGCAAGATCGCCGCCACCGACCCGGCAGCCGTGGCCGATCCCAAGCTTGCCGGCCTGTCCTATCCGAACCTGCTCGGCGCCACGCTGTTCACGCAGGAGCGCGAGCGCAAGGGCGGCGTCATCGACCTGGAGTTCAAGCCCAGCGACACCGTCACGCTTAACCTCAGCGGCTTCTACTCCAAGCTCGAAGCGGACAACTACAACCGCAACTACATGCTGTGGTCGAGCCACTTCGCGCCTTATCTGGTGCCGAGCAGCTACTCCGTGAAGAACGGCGTGATTACCAATGCCGTCTATCCGAAGGTCACCGACCCCAGCGTGATGTGCGGCGCTGCGCCCTGCACCAATACCTCGTGGGGCGTCTACGACCAGATCTCCCGCCCGGGCGCGGCCTCGCAATCGCGTTACCTCACCTTGGACGGCGAGTGGCGCGCTTCGCAGTCGCTGACCTTCAAGGGCCAGGTCGGAACCACCAAGGGCAAGGGCAGCAGCCCGACCCAGGACGTGCTGGAACTGGGCACGGGCGGTGGCGGTGGCGCGTCTTGGGCCATGAATGGGCTTGACCATCCCGCGAGCTGGTCGCTGGGCGGCGACAACAGCACGCCGTCGGGCATCCGCCCGCAGGACGGCTGGATCTTCGGCGACCAGGCGATCGAAGTCACCGACAAGGAGAACTGGATCGGCGGCGACGGCGAGTGGGCGCTGGACCGCGGCGCGCTGTCCTCGCTGGAATTCGGTGTGCGCTACTCGGACCACACCCGCCAGAACAAGACCGACATCGGCCAGGGACCGAACTTCGCCACCGACTGGCAGAACCCGGCCAACTATCCGGCTGGCCACTCCAACTATCCGGGCGACTTCACCGACGATCTCGGCGGCAGCGTACCCGGCAATATCTGGTACTACACGCCGGGCCAGCTCGCCGCGATCAATGCGCAGTTCGCCAACCGCGATCCGGTGGCGCGCTTCAACTGGCAGAACATCTACAAGGTGAAGGAGAAGGTCACGGCCGCCTATCTGCAGGCCAACTTCTCCGGCGACCGCTGGAGCGGCAACCTGGGCGGCCGCTGGGTGCGCACCGAAGAGAACATCAACTACAACACCAGCAACCCGGAGCAGTACACCGTCGCCGGCCCGGTCACCGGCTCGGCTTTCGGCAACTACTACCGCAGCAAGTACGACCACACGTACAGCAAGTTCCTGCCCAGCGCGAATTTCAAGTACAGCTTCACGGATGACCTGATCGGCCGCCTCGCGGCGTCGCAGACCATGACGCGGCCGGACTACTCCGCGCTGGCCGGCTCGGTGTCGCTCGATGACCTGACCCACACCGGCAGCGGCGGCAACCCGCAGCTCAAGCCGATCATCTCCACCAACTTCGATGCCGCCCTGGAGTGGTACTTCGCGCCGCGCGGCCTGCTGTCGGCAGGCGCGTATTACATGGACCTGAAGGACTACGTGAACTTCGGTCCGGTCAGCCGTACGTACAAGGACCAGAACGCCAGCAACAACAGCGGGCAGGACGTATTCAACACGTATCTGGTCAGCGTGCCGGTGAACGTGGATGGCCACATCAGCGGGATCGAGCTGGCCTACGTGCAGCCGATCGGCGAGAACTTCGGCGTAGCCGCCAACTACACCTATGCCGACGGCAGCACCTCCACCGGCAAGCCGCTGCAGGGCACCTCGGAGAACACGTACAACGTTTCCGGCTACTTCGAGAACGAGCGCTTCAACGCCCGCCTGAGCTACACCTATCGTTCGTCGTTCTTCGCCGGCGTCAGCCGCACGGACACGTACTATCAGTCGGGCCTGGGCAATCTCGCGCTGTCCCTGGGCTACAAGATCAACGACTGGGCGACGTTGTCGTTCGATGCCATGAACCTCAACAACCCCAAGATCAAGTACTACACCAACGTCGAGGGCATCGGTAACCAGCCATACGCTTTCTACGTCAACGGTCGCCAGTACTACCTCAACCTCCGGTTGAAGTATTGA
- a CDS encoding heparan-alpha-glucosaminide N-acetyltransferase domain-containing protein, with protein sequence MNQAAPRRLASVDALRGCTVAAMLLVNDPGDWSHVFWPLEHADWHGCTPTDLVFPFFLFVVGVSVALGIAPRMEQGADRRLLMRAALVRALRIVGLGLLINVAAWLVLPDAHLRIPGVLQRIGVCFAAVAAFQLYAGARVQWTAILVLLAGYAALLASGGTLEPFTNLVSRTDTAVFGRFAYRYFADTGLGHDPEGLLGTLPSIATSLLGLRAGHWLRRGDTRALLLGGVVLVLFGAAWSWVQPFNKNLWTPSFALWTAGWAVWALLLFHALVDVRGWPPLGRRFGVNAVAAYAGSEFMQILLPGLGIQEPLYRTAFAGWVAPLAGPYVASLAFALAFVAVWWAIVWVLDRKRIYVKL encoded by the coding sequence GTGAACCAGGCCGCGCCGCGCCGCCTCGCTTCGGTCGACGCCCTGCGCGGTTGCACCGTGGCGGCCATGCTGCTGGTGAACGATCCGGGCGACTGGAGCCATGTGTTCTGGCCGCTCGAACATGCGGATTGGCATGGCTGTACGCCGACGGACCTGGTGTTTCCGTTTTTTCTCTTCGTAGTCGGTGTATCGGTGGCGCTGGGGATCGCGCCGCGCATGGAGCAGGGGGCCGATCGCCGCCTGCTGATGCGCGCTGCCCTGGTACGCGCGCTGCGCATCGTTGGGCTGGGGCTGCTGATCAATGTGGCGGCATGGCTGGTCCTGCCAGATGCGCACTTGCGCATTCCCGGCGTGCTGCAGCGGATCGGCGTGTGCTTCGCAGCGGTCGCGGCGTTTCAGCTCTATGCCGGCGCCCGCGTGCAATGGACGGCCATCCTGGTCCTGCTGGCGGGCTACGCCGCGCTGCTCGCGTCCGGCGGCACGCTCGAACCGTTCACGAACCTCGTCAGCCGCACGGATACCGCGGTGTTCGGCCGGTTCGCCTATCGCTATTTCGCGGACACTGGCCTAGGCCACGATCCGGAAGGCCTGCTGGGCACGCTGCCTTCCATCGCCACATCCCTGCTGGGCCTGCGCGCCGGCCACTGGCTGCGACGCGGCGACACGCGCGCGCTGCTGCTGGGCGGCGTGGTGCTGGTCCTGTTCGGTGCCGCCTGGTCATGGGTGCAACCGTTCAACAAGAATCTGTGGACGCCTTCATTTGCGCTGTGGACCGCCGGCTGGGCGGTATGGGCGCTGCTGCTGTTCCACGCGCTGGTCGACGTACGCGGCTGGCCGCCGCTGGGTCGACGCTTCGGCGTGAACGCGGTCGCGGCCTATGCGGGCTCGGAGTTCATGCAGATCCTGCTGCCGGGGCTGGGCATCCAGGAGCCGTTGTATCGAACCGCTTTCGCCGGATGGGTCGCGCCGCTGGCCGGTCCCTATGTCGCCTCGCTCGCCTTCGCCCTGGCCTTCGTCGCGGTGTGGTGGGCCATCGTGTGGGTGCTGGATCGCAAGCGCATCTACGTGAAGCTCTGA
- the glk gene encoding glucokinase, whose translation MAELANQGGLKGASQGALFLAADVGGTHARIGLVSRRPDGARPVTVLQYHRYACAEWPSLTAVLKDFVSHLGATVRVDQCAVASAGYVLGDAIVNDNLPWPVSIRDIRDNLGIERLAVVNDFEAVAYATQFLVQADTTPVIEADSAGSGPVLVMGPGTGLGSAVLLPGKPHATVLPTEAGQIALSPGTDREMEILRLLAKDRPYVSFEHALSGPGLLNLYRALCLLRGQPVALAKPSDVTRAALEYSDEAAVEALDVFCGLLGSFVGDLALLYGARGGVFLAGGILPQIREVLLASSFRERFFNKGVMRAFLQQVPVRLMEHGQLGVIGAAGMYLDGQTMHPPQGAAAQSS comes from the coding sequence GTGGCGGAACTGGCCAACCAGGGCGGGCTGAAGGGTGCCTCGCAAGGCGCGCTTTTCCTCGCGGCGGACGTCGGCGGCACGCATGCGCGCATCGGGCTGGTGAGCCGTCGCCCGGACGGCGCGCGCCCCGTGACGGTGCTGCAGTACCACCGCTACGCCTGCGCCGAATGGCCCAGCCTCACCGCCGTCCTCAAGGACTTCGTCAGCCATCTCGGCGCTACGGTGCGCGTGGATCAATGCGCCGTGGCCAGCGCCGGCTACGTGCTGGGCGATGCCATCGTCAACGACAACCTGCCCTGGCCGGTGTCCATCCGCGACATCCGCGACAACCTGGGCATCGAGCGCCTGGCGGTGGTCAACGATTTCGAAGCCGTGGCGTATGCCACGCAGTTCCTGGTGCAGGCCGACACCACGCCGGTGATCGAGGCGGACAGCGCAGGCAGCGGTCCCGTGCTGGTGATGGGCCCCGGCACCGGGCTCGGTTCGGCCGTGCTGCTGCCGGGTAAGCCGCATGCCACCGTGCTGCCCACCGAGGCGGGACAGATCGCGCTCTCGCCCGGCACCGACCGCGAAATGGAGATCCTGCGCCTGCTCGCCAAGGACCGTCCGTACGTGTCCTTCGAACATGCGCTCTCCGGGCCTGGCCTGCTCAACCTCTACCGCGCGCTCTGCCTGCTGCGCGGCCAGCCGGTCGCGCTGGCCAAGCCCAGCGACGTGACGCGCGCGGCACTGGAATACAGCGACGAAGCGGCGGTGGAAGCGCTGGATGTCTTCTGCGGTCTGCTGGGCAGCTTCGTCGGCGACCTGGCGCTGCTCTACGGCGCGCGCGGCGGCGTGTTCCTCGCCGGCGGCATCCTGCCGCAGATCCGCGAAGTGCTGCTCGCCAGCAGTTTCCGCGAACGCTTCTTCAACAAGGGCGTGATGCGCGCCTTCCTGCAGCAGGTGCCCGTGCGCCTGATGGAACACGGCCAGCTCGGCGTCATCGGCGCCGCTGGGATGTACCTGGACGGTCAAACCATGCATCCGCCGCAGGGGGCGGCAGCCCAGTCTTCGTAG
- a CDS encoding LacI family DNA-binding transcriptional regulator gives MRNPTIKDVAKSSGVSLKTVSRVINREASVRADTREKVERAIEALGYQPNPSARGLRSTHAYAIGLVYDNPNAHYVISMQEGVLSACRERGFGLQIHPCDSSSPGLAKELIGLVERNRLAGLVLAPPMSEQTDLVTTLAKHGIDFVRIISSRDDPHDGSPCVYVDDRSAAYAITEHLIQLGHKRIGFLWGEPHHRSSPERYQGYADALKDYGIALDKKLVLPGRYAFDDGFRGARKLLALKDPPTAIFGSNDEIAAGVLAAARSSGLDVPWDLSIAGFEDSPFSKQAWPALTTARQSTGEIGRHAALHLMADLQRENGDAAAEPPNECFIPELVVRGSTAPPKNNTPKHSPKNAPPRAGEPRK, from the coding sequence TTGCGCAACCCCACCATCAAGGACGTCGCCAAATCCTCCGGCGTCTCGCTGAAGACGGTCTCCCGCGTGATCAACCGCGAGGCTTCGGTGCGCGCCGACACGCGTGAGAAGGTGGAGCGCGCGATCGAGGCGCTCGGCTACCAGCCCAACCCTTCCGCGCGCGGCCTGCGCAGCACGCATGCGTACGCGATCGGCCTGGTCTACGACAATCCCAACGCGCACTACGTGATCAGCATGCAGGAAGGCGTGCTGTCGGCCTGCCGCGAGCGCGGCTTCGGCTTGCAGATCCACCCTTGCGACTCCTCGTCGCCCGGCCTGGCGAAAGAGCTGATCGGGCTGGTCGAGCGCAACCGCCTCGCCGGCCTGGTGCTCGCGCCGCCGATGTCCGAGCAGACCGACCTGGTCACCACGCTTGCCAAGCACGGCATCGACTTCGTGCGGATCATTTCCTCGCGCGACGATCCGCACGATGGCTCTCCCTGCGTCTACGTGGACGACCGCAGCGCGGCCTATGCGATCACCGAACACCTGATCCAGCTCGGCCACAAGCGCATCGGTTTCCTTTGGGGCGAACCGCACCACCGCTCCAGCCCGGAGCGCTACCAGGGCTATGCGGACGCACTCAAGGACTACGGCATCGCGCTGGACAAGAAGCTGGTGCTGCCCGGCCGTTACGCCTTCGACGACGGTTTCCGCGGAGCGCGCAAGCTGCTGGCGCTGAAGGATCCGCCGACCGCGATCTTCGGCAGCAACGACGAAATTGCCGCCGGCGTGCTCGCCGCCGCCCGCTCCAGCGGGCTGGACGTGCCGTGGGACCTGTCCATCGCCGGTTTCGAGGACAGTCCGTTCTCCAAGCAGGCCTGGCCGGCGCTGACCACCGCGCGGCAGTCCACCGGCGAGATCGGCCGCCACGCGGCGCTGCATCTGATGGCCGACCTGCAGCGCGAGAACGGCGACGCCGCGGCGGAGCCGCCGAACGAATGCTTCATCCCCGAGCTGGTGGTGCGCGGCTCGACCGCCCCACCGAAGAACAACACACCCAAGCACTCCCCCAAAAACGCCCCGCCCCGCGCGGGCGAGCCGCGCAAGTGA
- a CDS encoding sugar MFS transporter, with amino-acid sequence MSSTTFAAGDRHARASGLVPMLIIGLLFFIFGFVTWLNGPLITFVKLAFDLDDVNAFLVPMVFYCSYFFLALPSSYVLKRTGMKKGMALGLFVMAIGAVLFGQFVSMRIYYGALSGLFVIGAGLALLQTASNPYISILGPIESAAQRIAFMGICNKVAGALAPFVFGWLVLSGIDTFDQQVKAAPSPEAREALLNTFAAKVHMPYLAMAGLLVILAVWVLRSPLPEIKPSGANSEAEIGHAKGNLLSFPHLWLGVLCLFLYVGVEVMAGDAIGTYGQGLGLPLDATKHFTSYTLFAMLLGYLAGLVLIPRIISQQSYLAVSAVLGAIFTVGAWLTTGYTSVAFVAALGFANAMMWPAIFPLAIKGLGRWTEAGSALLIMAIVGGALVPQAFVHLKQHYNFQLVFMLLMVPCYLYILFYGLRGHRVGQHSP; translated from the coding sequence ATGTCGTCCACAACGTTCGCCGCCGGCGATAGGCACGCCCGGGCTTCCGGCCTGGTGCCGATGCTGATCATCGGCCTGCTGTTCTTCATTTTCGGCTTCGTGACCTGGCTCAACGGGCCGCTGATCACCTTCGTGAAGCTCGCGTTCGACCTGGACGACGTGAACGCCTTCCTCGTGCCGATGGTGTTCTATTGCTCGTACTTCTTCCTCGCGCTGCCTTCGTCCTACGTGCTCAAGCGCACCGGCATGAAGAAAGGCATGGCGCTGGGCCTGTTCGTCATGGCGATCGGCGCGGTGCTGTTCGGCCAGTTCGTGTCGATGCGCATTTACTACGGCGCGCTGTCCGGGCTGTTCGTGATCGGCGCGGGGCTCGCGCTGCTGCAGACCGCCTCCAACCCGTATATCAGCATCCTCGGCCCCATCGAGAGCGCGGCGCAGCGCATCGCTTTCATGGGCATCTGCAACAAGGTGGCCGGCGCATTGGCGCCGTTCGTGTTCGGCTGGCTGGTGCTCAGCGGCATCGACACGTTTGACCAGCAGGTGAAGGCCGCGCCTTCGCCGGAAGCGCGCGAAGCGCTGCTCAACACGTTCGCCGCCAAGGTGCACATGCCGTACCTGGCCATGGCTGGCCTGCTGGTGATACTCGCCGTGTGGGTGCTGCGCTCGCCGCTGCCGGAGATCAAGCCCTCGGGCGCCAACAGCGAGGCGGAAATCGGCCACGCCAAGGGCAACCTGCTGAGCTTCCCCCATCTGTGGCTGGGCGTGCTGTGCCTGTTCTTGTACGTCGGCGTGGAAGTGATGGCCGGCGACGCGATCGGTACCTACGGGCAGGGCCTGGGCCTGCCGCTGGATGCCACCAAGCATTTCACCTCATACACGCTGTTCGCCATGCTGCTGGGCTACCTGGCCGGACTGGTGCTGATCCCGCGGATCATTTCGCAGCAGAGCTATCTGGCCGTGTCGGCCGTGCTCGGCGCCATCTTCACCGTCGGCGCGTGGCTGACCACCGGCTACACCTCGGTGGCCTTCGTGGCCGCGCTGGGTTTCGCTAACGCCATGATGTGGCCGGCGATCTTCCCGCTGGCGATCAAGGGCCTCGGCCGCTGGACGGAGGCCGGTTCGGCGCTGCTGATCATGGCGATCGTGGGCGGCGCGCTGGTGCCGCAGGCTTTCGTGCACCTGAAGCAGCACTACAACTTCCAGCTGGTCTTCATGCTGCTGATGGTGCCCTGCTACCTGTACATCCTGTTTTACGGACTGCGCGGGCACCGCGTGGGCCAGCACTCGCCGTAA
- a CDS encoding SIS domain-containing protein — protein sequence MKQASDTLMYREAHEAADVVERQLAANADVLKGLGERLRAQPPRFIVTCARGSSDHAAAYAKYVFETKLGLITASASPSIASIYDVDLKLDDTLFLAISQSGKSPDLLRSAQAAKEAGALVVAMVNVEDSPLAALAHTVIPLKAGPEVSVAATKSYLATLAAILQLTAHWSGDDTLHADIARLPADLRRGWDADWSALSDGLRDKQNLFVVGRGYGFGAALEAALKLKETCGLHAEAFSAAEVKHGPMALVGEGFPVLFFAQGDDTLDSTLAVAEEFRSRGARVWVAKPGASGADALPLPAGVDSIVTPLLAVQSFYRAASALALARGFDPDVPPHLRKVTETV from the coding sequence ATGAAGCAAGCCAGTGACACCCTGATGTACCGCGAAGCCCACGAGGCCGCCGACGTGGTCGAGCGCCAGCTCGCTGCCAATGCCGACGTGCTGAAGGGGCTGGGCGAACGCCTGCGCGCGCAGCCGCCGCGGTTCATCGTCACCTGCGCGCGCGGCAGTTCCGATCATGCGGCGGCTTATGCGAAATACGTATTCGAGACGAAGCTGGGCCTGATCACCGCATCGGCGTCGCCGTCGATCGCCTCCATCTACGATGTCGACCTGAAGCTGGACGACACGCTGTTCCTGGCCATCTCGCAATCGGGCAAGAGCCCCGACCTGCTGCGCAGCGCGCAGGCGGCCAAGGAAGCCGGCGCACTGGTGGTGGCGATGGTCAACGTGGAGGACTCGCCGCTGGCGGCCCTCGCGCACACCGTGATTCCGCTGAAGGCCGGCCCGGAAGTGAGCGTGGCCGCGACCAAAAGCTATCTCGCCACGCTCGCTGCGATCCTGCAGCTCACCGCCCATTGGAGTGGCGATGACACGCTGCATGCCGACATCGCACGCCTTCCGGCCGACCTGCGCCGCGGCTGGGACGCGGATTGGAGCGCGCTGAGCGATGGTCTGCGCGACAAGCAGAACCTTTTCGTCGTGGGCCGCGGCTATGGCTTCGGCGCCGCGCTGGAGGCGGCGCTCAAGCTCAAGGAAACCTGCGGCCTGCACGCCGAAGCCTTCAGCGCCGCGGAAGTGAAGCACGGCCCGATGGCGCTGGTGGGCGAAGGTTTTCCCGTGCTGTTCTTCGCGCAGGGGGACGACACGCTCGATAGCACGCTCGCGGTCGCCGAGGAATTCCGCTCTCGCGGCGCACGCGTGTGGGTCGCCAAACCCGGCGCCAGCGGCGCCGATGCGCTGCCGCTGCCTGCGGGCGTGGACTCCATCGTGACGCCGCTGCTGGCCGTGCAGAGCTTCTACCGCGCAGCCAGTGCGCTCGCGCTGGCGCGCGGCTTCGATCCCGACGTGCCGCCGCACCTGCGCAAGGTGACGGAGACCGTTTGA
- a CDS encoding family 20 glycosylhydrolase: protein MSFAIRLGRTLVLAALLILPPLVLAAQEPSAAAPLSLIPWPAQLTRAEGAFAIDARTVLVAGDGDTRATATWLAGQIKRRHGLDLRIVDKAGDGPAIVLRRDAKAALPSEGYLLDIDANGARIVARDGDGLFHGAVTLWQLLTQDDAKAGVPFVHIEDAPRFRWRGLMLDSARHFQSVEEIRVLIDQMALHKLNVLHWHLTDDQGWRIEIKRYPELTRIGAWRTPPGAGKDGEPARYGGFYTQEEIRAMVAYAAARHITIVPELDMPGHAQAAVASYPELGVTGKRPPVSVDWGVHTYLYNVDDATFVFMQHVLDEVMALFPSRYIHVGGDEAVKDQWQASPTVQAKIRALGLKDENALQGWFIARIGTYLKAHGRRLIGWDEILEGGVPADATVMSWRGIKGAVEAAQKGHDVVSSPAPDLYFDQLQSDRADETTGRIPVRDLASIYAFEPVPKELNIAQAKHVLGAQANVWTEHMPSIAHVQHAVFPRLDALSEVLWSPAAARDWKGFLARMPAQLARYRADGIAYADGAFAPSIDVDRNAALVSGKATVMLANQAGFGQLHYTLDGSTPTASSPLYAAPFETKLPTTVRAIAVDARGEPLAAPRERVLDVPGLLTRASAELPNCPGSDFRLRVQPTPDATSLAPAYNINIFDTCQRWPEARLDGIAAIHVEAARLERNYQLAHDAKLVVSRPASTAHGELVAHLDSCDGKVLASMPLPDPSGPRRFALNAQLPLQKGTHELCLIFTAPITGPLYGIERASLTPAKP from the coding sequence GTGAGTTTCGCAATCCGTCTTGGCCGTACCTTGGTGCTCGCGGCACTGCTGATCCTTCCTCCTCTCGTTCTGGCTGCGCAGGAACCATCCGCCGCAGCCCCGCTTTCCCTGATTCCGTGGCCGGCGCAGCTCACCCGCGCCGAGGGCGCGTTCGCCATCGACGCGCGCACCGTGCTGGTCGCCGGCGATGGCGACACCCGCGCCACCGCGACCTGGCTGGCCGGGCAGATTAAGCGCCGCCACGGTCTGGACCTGCGCATCGTCGACAAGGCCGGCGACGGTCCGGCCATCGTGCTCCGGCGTGACGCCAAGGCGGCGTTACCGTCCGAAGGCTATCTGCTCGATATCGACGCCAACGGCGCGCGCATCGTCGCGCGCGACGGCGACGGCCTGTTCCATGGCGCGGTCACGTTGTGGCAATTGCTGACCCAGGATGACGCCAAGGCTGGCGTGCCCTTCGTGCACATCGAAGACGCGCCGCGTTTCCGCTGGCGCGGCCTGATGCTGGACTCGGCGCGCCATTTCCAGAGCGTGGAGGAGATCCGCGTATTGATCGACCAGATGGCGCTGCACAAGCTCAACGTGCTGCACTGGCACCTCACCGACGACCAGGGCTGGCGCATCGAGATCAAGCGCTACCCGGAGCTGACCCGTATCGGCGCGTGGCGCACGCCGCCGGGCGCGGGCAAGGACGGCGAACCGGCTCGATACGGCGGGTTCTACACGCAGGAAGAGATCCGCGCGATGGTCGCCTATGCGGCCGCGCGCCACATCACCATCGTCCCCGAGCTGGACATGCCCGGCCACGCGCAGGCGGCCGTCGCCTCGTATCCGGAGCTGGGCGTCACCGGCAAGCGTCCGCCAGTGTCGGTGGACTGGGGCGTGCACACGTACCTGTACAACGTCGACGACGCCACGTTCGTGTTCATGCAGCACGTGCTGGACGAGGTGATGGCGCTGTTCCCCTCGCGCTACATCCACGTGGGCGGCGACGAGGCGGTGAAGGACCAGTGGCAGGCATCGCCCACGGTGCAGGCGAAGATCCGGGCGCTGGGGCTGAAGGACGAGAATGCGCTGCAAGGCTGGTTCATCGCCCGCATCGGCACATACCTCAAGGCCCATGGCCGACGCCTGATCGGCTGGGACGAAATCCTTGAAGGCGGCGTGCCGGCGGACGCCACGGTGATGTCCTGGCGCGGCATCAAGGGCGCGGTCGAGGCCGCGCAGAAGGGCCATGACGTCGTTTCTTCGCCGGCGCCTGACCTGTACTTCGACCAGCTGCAGAGCGATCGCGCCGATGAGACCACCGGCCGCATTCCGGTGCGCGATCTCGCGAGCATCTACGCCTTCGAACCGGTGCCGAAGGAACTGAATATCGCCCAGGCGAAGCACGTGCTGGGCGCCCAGGCCAACGTTTGGACCGAGCACATGCCGTCGATCGCGCACGTGCAGCACGCGGTGTTCCCGCGCCTGGACGCGCTCTCCGAAGTGCTGTGGTCGCCAGCGGCCGCGCGCGACTGGAAGGGTTTCCTCGCGCGCATGCCGGCGCAGCTCGCGCGCTATCGCGCAGATGGCATTGCCTATGCCGACGGCGCCTTCGCACCGTCGATCGACGTGGACCGCAACGCGGCGCTGGTCAGCGGCAAGGCCACGGTGATGCTCGCCAACCAGGCCGGCTTCGGCCAGCTGCATTACACGCTGGACGGCAGTACGCCCACGGCAAGCTCGCCGCTTTACGCCGCCCCGTTCGAGACCAAGCTGCCCACGACGGTGCGCGCCATTGCCGTCGACGCACGTGGCGAGCCCCTGGCCGCGCCGCGCGAACGCGTGCTCGACGTGCCCGGCCTGCTGACACGCGCGAGCGCCGAGCTGCCCAATTGCCCCGGCAGCGATTTCCGCCTGCGCGTGCAGCCGACGCCGGATGCCACTAGCCTGGCCCCCGCCTACAACATCAACATCTTCGATACCTGCCAGCGCTGGCCGGAGGCGCGCCTGGACGGCATCGCCGCCATCCACGTCGAGGCCGCGCGGCTGGAGCGCAACTACCAGTTGGCGCACGACGCGAAGCTGGTGGTGTCGCGGCCGGCGAGCACCGCGCACGGCGAACTGGTGGCGCATCTGGATAGCTGCGACGGCAAGGTGCTCGCCAGCATGCCGCTGCCCGATCCGTCCGGCCCGCGTCGCTTTGCGCTGAATGCCCAGTTGCCCCTGCAGAAGGGCACACACGAGCTGTGCCTGATCTTCACCGCGCCGATCACCGGGCCGTTGTACGGCATCGAACGCGCCAGCCTGACGCCGGCGAAACCGTGA